CGTTCACCGCTCGACGTCGCGATCAACGACCCGCAACGCCTCGCGCAGCGCGGCCACTTCCTCGTCCGACATGCGTTCCACGAAGTGCGCCAACGCGGCCGGGCGGTCCTCGCTGGCTCCGAGCGCATCCTCCATCAGGGCGGCCGAGTACGCCTCCCGGCTGCGCACCGGGGTGTAGAGCCATGCCTGGCCCTGCTTCTTCCTGGTCAGCCACCCCTTGCTGTGGAGGATCGAGGCCACCGTCATCACAGTCGTGTACGCGGCGGGCCGGCGCGTGTTGATGTCGTCGACGACCTCACGGACGGTGGCGGGCCTTCCCCACTTCCACAGACAGTCCATGATCTCGGCCTCCAGATCCCCCAACCACCGCACCGCCGGAGTCCCTTCCGCTGTCGTCCGCGCCTTCGTTCGCGCGCTCATCGTAGACGGGCTCTCCGGCGCTCAGTCGTCCGCTGCGGGCGAGCGCCGCCACGGCGAGAGCACAGCCCGCGCCGACGAGGGACAGTACG
Above is a window of Streptomyces sp. NBC_01498 DNA encoding:
- a CDS encoding BlaI/MecI/CopY family transcriptional regulator, which translates into the protein MRWLGDLEAEIMDCLWKWGRPATVREVVDDINTRRPAAYTTVMTVASILHSKGWLTRKKQGQAWLYTPVRSREAYSAALMEDALGASEDRPAALAHFVERMSDEEVAALREALRVVDRDVER